The following coding sequences lie in one Arthrobacter sp. SLBN-122 genomic window:
- a CDS encoding fumarylacetoacetate hydrolase family protein — translation MQFARIGEPGKEIPVLLHEKKYYSLEQVAADIDAGFWESDGPGRAAAALAAGELAEIDVEGARIGAPIARPSSVICVGMNYAAHAAESGSAPPSVPIIFHKAPNTVAGPFDAVAIPRGSTKTDWEVELGVVIGRRASYLESPEQARDHIAGYATVNDLSERTFQLEVSGGQWSKGKSCAGFCPTGPYLVTPDEVEAGDLQLRSWVNGDIRQDSSTRDLIFGVDQVIYDLSQFLVLEPGDLICTGTPEGVALSGRFPYLKAGDVVEIEVAGLGRQRQEFFQG, via the coding sequence ATGCAATTTGCACGCATCGGAGAACCGGGCAAGGAAATACCAGTCCTGCTGCACGAAAAGAAGTACTACTCCCTGGAACAGGTGGCGGCGGACATCGACGCCGGTTTCTGGGAGTCCGACGGGCCGGGGCGGGCAGCGGCGGCCCTTGCGGCGGGGGAACTGGCAGAGATTGACGTTGAGGGTGCCCGGATCGGCGCCCCGATCGCCAGGCCGTCATCGGTCATCTGCGTGGGCATGAACTACGCGGCACACGCCGCCGAGTCAGGGTCCGCTCCCCCATCAGTACCCATCATCTTCCACAAGGCCCCCAACACCGTGGCCGGCCCGTTCGATGCAGTGGCGATCCCCCGCGGTTCCACCAAGACGGACTGGGAGGTGGAGCTCGGCGTGGTCATTGGACGGCGGGCTTCCTACCTGGAATCCCCCGAACAGGCCCGCGACCACATCGCCGGCTATGCCACCGTCAACGACCTCTCCGAACGCACCTTCCAGCTGGAGGTATCCGGCGGCCAGTGGTCCAAAGGAAAGAGCTGCGCCGGGTTCTGCCCCACCGGCCCGTATCTGGTAACCCCGGACGAAGTGGAAGCCGGCGACCTGCAGCTGCGGAGCTGGGTCAACGGCGACATCCGCCAGGACTCCTCCACCCGCGACCTGATCTTTGGGGTGGACCAGGTGATCTACGACCTCAGCCAGTTCCTGGTCCTTGAGCCGGGAGACCTGATCTGCACCGGCACTCCGGAGGGCGTGGCCCTGTCCGGGCGCTTCCCCTACCTGAAGGCCGGGGACGTCGTCGAAATTGAAGTAGCCGGACTCGGCCGCCAGCGCCAGGAATTCTTCCAGGGCTAG
- a CDS encoding aldo/keto reductase: MQTETRTIPGTAVRLPVLGFGGAPIGNLYRQVPEQEAVEAVETAWEGGVRYFDTAPHYGLGLSEHRLGKALAGQDRSSYVLSTKVGRLLRPNPSPNGKDSEGFDVPDNLARVRDYSRDGVLRSIEESLQRLGTDRIDVVYIHDPDDYWTEAVNGAAPTLSALRDEGVIGAWGAGMNQSEMLARFVTETDIDVIMLAGRYTLLEQGAAQELLPACLEREVGVVNVGVFNSGLLSKDRPARDATYNYAPAPQELLDRANLLADICESHGTTLPAAALQYPYLHPAVTSVVLGMRTPEQVKQNLDLASKAVPDQLWDDLRHRGLII, translated from the coding sequence ATGCAAACAGAAACCCGCACCATCCCCGGCACTGCGGTGCGTCTGCCCGTCCTCGGGTTCGGGGGCGCCCCCATCGGCAACCTGTACCGGCAAGTGCCGGAACAGGAGGCGGTCGAAGCCGTCGAAACAGCCTGGGAGGGTGGTGTCCGGTACTTCGACACAGCACCGCACTACGGGCTGGGACTTTCCGAACACCGTCTGGGAAAAGCCCTCGCTGGCCAGGACCGCAGCAGCTACGTGCTCAGCACCAAGGTGGGGCGCCTGCTGCGGCCCAATCCGTCCCCTAATGGAAAGGACAGCGAGGGGTTCGACGTTCCCGACAACCTGGCCCGGGTCCGCGACTACTCCCGGGACGGAGTGCTGCGCTCCATCGAGGAAAGCCTCCAGCGGCTCGGGACTGACCGGATCGACGTCGTCTACATTCATGACCCGGACGACTACTGGACCGAAGCCGTCAACGGCGCCGCACCCACTCTGTCCGCCCTCAGGGATGAGGGCGTCATCGGCGCGTGGGGCGCGGGCATGAACCAATCCGAAATGCTCGCCCGTTTCGTCACGGAAACAGACATCGATGTGATCATGCTGGCCGGCCGGTACACGCTGCTGGAACAGGGAGCAGCGCAGGAACTGCTGCCGGCGTGCCTTGAGCGGGAAGTGGGAGTGGTAAACGTCGGGGTCTTCAACTCCGGCCTGCTCTCCAAGGACCGTCCGGCCCGCGACGCCACCTACAACTATGCACCAGCCCCGCAGGAGCTTCTGGACCGCGCCAACCTGCTCGCGGACATCTGCGAATCACACGGAACCACACTCCCCGCGGCCGCCCTCCAGTACCCGTACCTACACCCCGCCGTGACAAGCGTGGTCCTGGGCATGCGAACGCCGGAACAGGTCAAGCAAAACCTCGATTTGGCATCGAAGGCCGTCCCGGACCAGCTCTGGGATGACCTGCGCCACCGCGGCCTCATCATCTAA
- a CDS encoding amidohydrolase family protein, whose product MLQLVDSHVHVWDPAVLRYDWLNGVPGMNRPFLPHQLPHPPGTRSVFVQADCRDDQALGEVDWVAGLAADWPELAAVVAFAPISRGDSVSHDLDELRQRPLVRGVRELFQDREAGFMLAPETIAGARQAGKVGFTFDACIRSSQLLELAEFAALVPELDIVLDHMGKPPIAAGELSDWSTAMRALARQPNVVVKISGAGAEADPTRPFAPQALPFIRETLNLFGAGRCMIGSDWPVSLTEPAGYQDWITTVEQAMTGASASERESVAHGTAVRVYRLEAVRGPANQEEEKD is encoded by the coding sequence TTGCTTCAGTTAGTAGACTCACACGTCCATGTCTGGGACCCGGCCGTGCTCCGCTACGACTGGTTGAACGGCGTTCCCGGGATGAACCGGCCATTCCTTCCACACCAACTTCCGCACCCGCCCGGGACACGGTCCGTCTTTGTGCAGGCCGATTGCCGTGATGACCAGGCTCTGGGGGAAGTTGACTGGGTGGCCGGCCTGGCGGCCGACTGGCCCGAGTTGGCGGCGGTTGTGGCTTTCGCCCCCATCAGCCGCGGGGACAGTGTGTCCCATGACCTTGACGAGCTGCGTCAGCGGCCCCTGGTCCGCGGGGTGCGCGAGCTGTTCCAGGACAGGGAGGCAGGTTTCATGCTGGCACCGGAAACAATTGCCGGAGCGCGCCAGGCAGGAAAGGTTGGATTTACCTTTGACGCCTGCATCCGCTCGTCCCAACTTTTGGAGCTTGCAGAGTTTGCTGCCCTGGTACCGGAGCTGGACATCGTCCTGGACCACATGGGCAAGCCACCCATTGCTGCCGGTGAACTCAGCGACTGGAGCACCGCGATGCGTGCACTGGCCAGGCAGCCCAACGTCGTCGTAAAGATCTCGGGGGCGGGCGCGGAAGCCGACCCGACGCGTCCATTTGCGCCGCAGGCCCTGCCTTTCATCCGGGAAACCCTGAACCTCTTTGGCGCCGGGCGGTGCATGATCGGCAGCGACTGGCCCGTCTCGCTCACGGAACCGGCCGGGTACCAGGACTGGATCACAACGGTGGAGCAGGCGATGACCGGCGCGTCAGCAAGCGAGCGCGAGTCCGTGGCACATGGAACCGCAGTTCGCGTTTACCGGCTGGAGGCTGTCCGAGGTCCCGCGAACCAGGAAGAGGAGAAGGACTAA
- a CDS encoding RbsD/FucU domain-containing protein has protein sequence MINYTLTHPGLLAALAESGHGSQILLADANYPHNTGAPAAARRISLNLRPGLLTIDQILEVLIDAVPLEAAAVMAPPDGNWTEAVKGYESALGARVPITSHQRFDFYDAARSPNVAVVIASGDTRHYANLLLTIGVRPDGAA, from the coding sequence ATGATCAACTACACGCTCACCCACCCGGGCCTGCTGGCGGCCCTCGCCGAATCCGGGCACGGTTCGCAGATCCTCCTGGCGGATGCCAACTACCCGCACAATACCGGCGCCCCTGCAGCTGCCCGGCGGATATCCCTGAACCTGAGGCCTGGCCTGTTGACCATCGACCAGATCCTGGAAGTACTGATCGACGCCGTTCCGCTCGAAGCCGCCGCGGTCATGGCACCCCCGGACGGAAACTGGACAGAGGCAGTCAAAGGCTACGAAAGCGCACTGGGTGCACGGGTTCCCATCACTTCCCACCAGCGCTTCGACTTTTACGACGCCGCGCGGTCGCCGAACGTCGCCGTCGTCATCGCCAGTGGGGACACCCGGCACTACGCGAACCTGCTGCTGACCATTGGGGTCCGGCCCGATGGAGCGGCATGA
- a CDS encoding FadR/GntR family transcriptional regulator, translating to MSNGNSIGSMSQTDVVISGVKQMLSSRRLRPGDRLPIEKDLAAELQVSRGSLREGVRALSTMGILETRQGAGTFVTRLEPSALLSAMEFWVGLQDGERANQVHTVRRALETEAAAAAAVCIDSSQLDQAENILGRANAAIQASPIDHAGAMQCDIEFHRLIAEASRNHVLSALIETVSTNTIRGRMWRSIHDNEGLADTHREHLGILEALRQHDADRARTRMANHLYAVEDYISALPDHTSSFSGPSTVRNASNQELE from the coding sequence GTGAGTAACGGCAATTCCATTGGGTCGATGTCCCAGACAGACGTCGTGATTTCAGGCGTGAAACAGATGCTGTCCTCCCGGCGGCTGCGGCCGGGCGACCGGTTGCCCATTGAGAAGGACCTGGCAGCGGAATTGCAGGTTTCCCGGGGCTCCCTTCGGGAAGGCGTGCGCGCACTGTCCACCATGGGCATCCTGGAAACCAGGCAGGGTGCCGGCACCTTCGTAACCCGACTGGAGCCGTCCGCCCTGCTGTCCGCTATGGAATTCTGGGTAGGCCTGCAGGATGGAGAGCGGGCGAATCAGGTGCATACAGTCCGCCGGGCCCTTGAAACGGAAGCGGCAGCGGCGGCGGCGGTGTGTATCGACAGCTCCCAGCTTGATCAGGCCGAAAATATCTTGGGGCGGGCGAACGCTGCCATCCAGGCCTCACCCATCGACCATGCCGGCGCCATGCAGTGTGACATCGAATTCCACCGGCTCATCGCGGAGGCTTCAAGGAACCACGTGCTGTCAGCGCTGATCGAGACTGTATCCACGAACACGATTCGCGGCCGGATGTGGCGGTCCATCCATGACAATGAAGGCCTGGCGGACACGCATCGGGAGCATCTGGGAATCCTGGAAGCGCTGCGGCAGCATGACGCCGACAGGGCCAGGACCCGCATGGCAAACCACCTCTATGCGGTGGAGGACTACATCTCGGCCCTCCCTGATCACACATCATCCTTCAGTGGTCCTTCCACCGTGCGGAACGCTTCGAACCAAGAATTGGAGTGA
- a CDS encoding alpha-L-fucosidase, producing the protein MTEPLATPEEWSKLSRPVPEWFQNAPFGIFIHWGAYSVPAWGEPIGALGTIEDREWFTHNPYAEWYYNTIRIDGSPAQQHHRDVFGGEDYDAFLDQWKAEQFDPAEWVELFKFAGADYVVPTTKHHDGIALWDAPGTGERNTVHRGPRRDLIGEIAQAVKDKGIKLGLYYSGGLDWHVRPFPPHTTSESVHDTSRPKDAGYAEYAYNHVADLVDKYRPDVLWNDIEWPDAGKHFGEHGLGTLFEQFYAAVPDGVVNDRWGATHKDYATSEYEAARESESESEWENCRGIGFSFGYNQVEGPEQSLSGSQLARHLTDVVSRGGHFLLNVGPRADGTIPEIQRQALTDLGHWMATAKQYLVGARPLASGATEGQGDTWVRWVERGSEVVAFVDSLSEGHEAVLRLSGEGLSAAEASVEGAGGSLDLDGQELKVTLDAARPGPVIVRIPRR; encoded by the coding sequence ATGACCGAGCCGTTGGCCACCCCCGAAGAATGGAGCAAGTTGTCCCGGCCCGTTCCGGAATGGTTCCAGAACGCCCCCTTCGGCATCTTCATCCACTGGGGCGCCTACTCCGTTCCCGCCTGGGGCGAACCCATCGGCGCCCTCGGCACCATCGAGGACCGCGAATGGTTCACCCACAACCCCTATGCAGAGTGGTACTACAACACCATCCGCATTGACGGCAGCCCGGCCCAGCAGCACCACCGGGACGTGTTCGGCGGCGAGGACTACGATGCCTTCCTGGACCAGTGGAAGGCAGAACAGTTCGATCCGGCGGAGTGGGTAGAGCTGTTCAAATTCGCCGGGGCCGATTACGTGGTGCCCACTACCAAGCACCATGACGGCATCGCGCTCTGGGATGCTCCGGGAACAGGGGAGCGCAACACCGTCCACCGCGGACCCCGCAGGGACCTCATCGGAGAGATCGCCCAGGCCGTCAAGGATAAAGGCATAAAGCTGGGCCTGTACTATTCCGGCGGCCTGGACTGGCATGTGCGCCCCTTCCCGCCGCACACCACCAGCGAAAGTGTCCACGACACTTCCCGCCCAAAGGACGCCGGCTACGCCGAATACGCCTACAATCATGTGGCCGACCTGGTGGACAAGTACCGGCCCGATGTCCTGTGGAACGACATTGAATGGCCCGACGCCGGCAAGCATTTCGGCGAGCATGGACTCGGAACCCTCTTTGAACAGTTCTACGCAGCGGTTCCGGACGGCGTGGTGAACGACCGGTGGGGCGCCACCCACAAGGACTACGCCACCAGCGAGTACGAAGCGGCCAGGGAGTCCGAGTCTGAGTCCGAGTGGGAGAACTGCAGGGGCATCGGATTCTCCTTCGGCTACAACCAGGTGGAAGGTCCCGAGCAGTCACTGTCCGGAAGCCAGTTGGCCCGGCACCTGACGGACGTCGTTTCCCGTGGCGGCCACTTCCTGCTGAATGTTGGGCCGCGGGCGGACGGAACCATCCCCGAGATCCAGCGCCAGGCCCTGACCGACCTTGGCCACTGGATGGCAACCGCAAAGCAGTACCTCGTGGGTGCCCGCCCGCTGGCATCGGGCGCAACGGAAGGCCAGGGCGATACCTGGGTCCGCTGGGTTGAGCGTGGTTCTGAGGTGGTTGCCTTTGTTGATTCGCTCAGCGAGGGGCATGAAGCCGTGCTGAGGCTCAGCGGGGAGGGGCTGTCAGCAGCCGAAGCGTCTGTCGAGGGCGCCGGGGGCAGCCTGGACCTTGACGGCCAGGAACTGAAGGTGACTCTGGACGCGGCCCGCCCGGGGCCGGTCATCGTCCGCATTCCGCGCCGATAG
- a CDS encoding ArsR/SmtB family transcription factor, whose amino-acid sequence MDDVFKALSDPTRRDLLDELFREDGQTLSALEARFDMTRFGIAKHLRILEDAGLVVPRRRGREKLHFLNPVPIRLVHDRWVSKYAEPWAAALSDLKSRLESPMEKIFEIYIKTTPERLWEAITDSDIRSKYQFGNTITSDWVPGGHFEMGNPKAGDLLGEGENLEVDPPRRLVQSMRALWGEDVKAEGTSTITWEIEPVGDSCHLTVTHSDLREGANEQLYGGWPMILSGLKTWLETGEKLTTPGSLLYT is encoded by the coding sequence ATGGACGACGTGTTCAAGGCACTCTCCGACCCCACCCGCCGGGACCTGCTCGATGAACTGTTCCGCGAGGACGGCCAAACCCTGAGCGCCCTTGAAGCACGGTTCGACATGACCCGCTTTGGGATCGCCAAGCACCTCCGCATCCTGGAGGACGCAGGCCTGGTGGTACCCCGCCGTCGGGGCCGGGAAAAGCTGCACTTCCTGAATCCAGTCCCCATCCGCCTGGTCCACGACCGCTGGGTCAGCAAATATGCAGAACCATGGGCCGCTGCCCTCAGCGACCTCAAATCCAGATTGGAAAGTCCCATGGAAAAGATCTTCGAGATTTACATCAAGACCACGCCCGAACGGCTCTGGGAAGCCATCACGGACAGCGATATCCGCAGCAAGTACCAGTTCGGGAACACCATCACATCCGACTGGGTCCCCGGCGGGCATTTCGAGATGGGCAATCCCAAGGCCGGAGACCTGCTGGGCGAAGGCGAAAACCTTGAGGTCGATCCGCCGCGGCGGCTCGTCCAGTCCATGCGCGCGCTGTGGGGCGAGGACGTCAAGGCCGAGGGTACGTCCACCATCACCTGGGAGATCGAACCGGTAGGCGATTCCTGCCACCTCACCGTCACCCACAGCGACCTGCGCGAGGGCGCCAATGAACAGCTCTACGGCGGCTGGCCGATGATCCTCTCCGGCCTGAAAACCTGGCTGGAAACCGGCGAAAAGCTCACCACGCCCGGCTCACTTCTGTACACCTAA
- a CDS encoding mechanosensitive ion channel family protein gives MLDVLNPALPFIATILAVVAGLALSWLLRKVVLRLNRKRPELQATSRVARRPLRLALCLAGVRTALGLTADHESWHAGVDHFLLIALIGAVAWLAIAVLLIVEAVVLTRHSVDVADNRRARRLRTQMILARRIAVALVVVLAAGTAMLTFPAIQALGAGLLASAGVISIVAGLAAQTSLVNVFAGMQLAFTDAIRVDDVVVVQKEWGRIEEITLTYVVVHLWDDRRLILPSTYFTTTPFENWTRRQSEVMGTVEFDLDWRAPVEDMRTELRRVLAGTDLWDERVGVLQITDATGGFVRVRILISAADSAALFDLRCLVRETMVTFLQQHHPEALPHQRWEQATDDAGTANRRRAPLRGLGSPSADGAHPPADPHGSQLFTGSIEAVERSRAFTGPGEEVFEERDRNLASRN, from the coding sequence ATGCTAGACGTCCTGAATCCCGCCCTGCCCTTCATCGCCACTATCCTTGCCGTCGTGGCCGGACTGGCGCTGTCCTGGCTGCTCCGCAAGGTCGTCCTGAGGCTGAACCGGAAACGGCCAGAGCTGCAGGCAACCTCCCGGGTGGCGCGCCGGCCGCTGCGCCTGGCACTCTGCCTGGCGGGCGTCCGTACCGCGCTGGGGCTGACGGCTGACCACGAAAGCTGGCACGCCGGCGTCGACCATTTCCTGTTGATTGCCCTCATAGGTGCGGTGGCCTGGTTGGCCATCGCAGTACTGCTCATCGTGGAAGCCGTGGTGCTGACCCGGCACAGCGTGGACGTGGCGGACAACCGGCGGGCACGGCGGCTGCGCACGCAGATGATCCTGGCCCGCCGGATCGCCGTGGCGCTAGTGGTGGTGCTCGCCGCCGGCACCGCGATGCTGACCTTCCCGGCCATCCAGGCACTGGGCGCCGGACTGCTGGCGTCAGCCGGCGTGATCTCCATCGTTGCCGGCCTCGCCGCGCAGACGTCCCTGGTGAACGTCTTCGCCGGCATGCAGCTGGCGTTCACCGATGCCATCCGGGTGGATGACGTGGTGGTGGTGCAGAAGGAGTGGGGCCGGATCGAGGAGATCACCCTTACCTACGTGGTGGTGCATCTCTGGGATGACCGCCGCCTCATCCTGCCGTCCACCTATTTCACCACCACTCCCTTCGAGAACTGGACCCGCCGCCAGTCCGAGGTGATGGGCACGGTGGAGTTCGACCTCGACTGGCGCGCCCCGGTGGAGGACATGCGTACCGAATTGCGCCGCGTCCTGGCCGGTACCGACCTGTGGGACGAACGGGTGGGCGTCCTGCAGATCACCGACGCCACGGGCGGTTTTGTCCGCGTCCGGATCCTGATCAGCGCGGCGGACAGTGCCGCGCTCTTCGACCTGCGCTGTCTGGTCCGCGAAACCATGGTCACGTTCCTGCAGCAGCACCATCCGGAAGCCCTCCCCCACCAGCGCTGGGAGCAGGCAACGGACGACGCCGGCACCGCCAACCGTCGCAGGGCACCATTGCGCGGGCTGGGTTCGCCCTCTGCCGACGGCGCGCATCCGCCCGCAGATCCACACGGATCGCAGTTGTTCACCGGCTCCATCGAGGCAGTGGAGCGGTCGCGGGCGTTCACCGGGCCGGGCGAGGAGGTTTTCGAGGAGCGGGACAGGAACCTCGCGTCACGCAACTGA
- a CDS encoding cupin domain-containing protein: MQKISIDALARQQLEAAIGSTNGRAADTVYGGHEKILRQTVMAMTAGTQLSEHQNPGDATVFVIQGCVSLRAGGESWQGKVGDLLIVPPGLHSLHAEEDSTFLFTVAKYRD; this comes from the coding sequence ATGCAGAAGATATCGATCGATGCACTGGCCCGGCAGCAGCTCGAGGCCGCCATCGGCTCCACCAACGGCAGGGCTGCGGACACAGTGTACGGCGGCCACGAGAAGATTCTTCGCCAGACGGTGATGGCCATGACGGCCGGAACCCAACTGAGTGAGCACCAGAATCCGGGGGACGCCACCGTGTTCGTGATCCAGGGCTGCGTTAGCCTTCGCGCCGGCGGGGAATCCTGGCAGGGCAAGGTGGGCGACCTGCTCATCGTCCCGCCCGGCCTGCACAGTCTTCACGCGGAGGAGGATTCCACCTTCCTGTTCACGGTGGCCAAGTACCGCGACTAA
- a CDS encoding RNA polymerase sigma factor, with the protein MQRIEHGAGPSGETDDSIFCAAYREFSPGVLSYLRSRGVEDPEGLTQEVFLALVPQLGDVRGGMKGVKSLVFSIAHARYVDEHRRRLKTPHTTDYDPDQDPRCSSSAEDDLLVVESSGNVKALLSDLQQDQQDVITLRIVADLSVETTAEIMGKTPGAIKQLQRRALCRLRKLCTPLREDR; encoded by the coding sequence ATGCAAAGGATTGAGCACGGGGCAGGGCCGTCCGGAGAGACGGACGACAGCATCTTTTGTGCTGCCTACCGCGAATTCTCGCCCGGGGTGCTCAGCTACCTGCGCTCACGGGGCGTTGAGGACCCCGAGGGCCTGACCCAGGAGGTCTTCCTGGCCCTCGTTCCGCAGCTTGGGGACGTGCGCGGCGGGATGAAGGGCGTCAAGTCCCTGGTCTTCTCCATCGCCCATGCACGCTACGTTGACGAGCACCGGCGCAGGCTGAAGACGCCACACACCACCGACTATGACCCCGATCAGGACCCCCGCTGCAGCAGTTCGGCCGAGGACGACCTGCTGGTGGTGGAAAGCTCGGGCAACGTCAAAGCCTTGCTGAGTGACTTGCAGCAGGACCAACAGGATGTGATCACGCTGAGGATCGTGGCGGACCTTTCGGTTGAGACGACGGCGGAGATCATGGGCAAGACCCCGGGTGCCATCAAACAACTGCAGCGCCGGGCCCTCTGCCGCCTACGCAAGCTCTGTACCCCATTACGGGAGGACCGGTAA
- a CDS encoding MFS transporter — translation MSSATSAPVPARFPYAAMMVLATIAFTAITTELLPSGLLPQISTGLGVSEPVAGYLAAAYAAVIVVTVVPAARLLGKIPRHALLVGLVLTFALSNAMVGLAPDFTAAMIARLVGGLAHGLLWTTMAPFVSRVVPADKVGKALAIVFSGNSLGLAIGAPVGTALGGFLGWRAAFLVLAGFGVVLTVLAFWLLPRVRRISDAARPSLRKAIGQPGVKSVAVAWPLLVLAHFALFTYIAPFIRQAALPDYSISLSLTVLGGSGLLGIWIAGLTVDSRPRRSLLITTAAIAASMFLLPFAVGNLPLALVLMTIWGAGLGAIGIYNQSAILRAGGEYSEAANGLTVLTIQLGITIGALYGSAALVVGGPLLVPAAAAVPVVAAFVITLAGKRYAYPPGPRERIWLEPRPIKESVKDRA, via the coding sequence ATGTCCTCCGCGACTTCCGCGCCCGTGCCTGCCCGTTTTCCGTATGCCGCCATGATGGTCCTTGCCACCATCGCTTTTACTGCCATCACCACCGAACTCCTGCCGTCCGGCCTGCTGCCCCAGATCAGCACCGGGCTGGGGGTCTCCGAGCCGGTGGCCGGCTACCTTGCCGCCGCCTACGCCGCCGTCATCGTTGTCACGGTGGTTCCGGCGGCCCGCCTGTTGGGAAAGATTCCCCGGCACGCCCTGCTGGTGGGGCTGGTCCTGACCTTCGCACTGAGTAATGCCATGGTGGGCCTGGCACCGGATTTCACCGCGGCGATGATCGCGCGGTTGGTAGGCGGCCTGGCGCATGGGCTGCTGTGGACCACCATGGCGCCGTTCGTATCCCGAGTGGTCCCGGCAGACAAGGTGGGCAAGGCCCTGGCGATCGTGTTCAGCGGCAACAGCCTGGGCCTGGCCATCGGCGCCCCCGTGGGTACAGCACTGGGCGGATTCCTGGGCTGGCGCGCAGCGTTCCTGGTGCTGGCCGGGTTCGGCGTGGTCCTGACCGTGCTTGCGTTCTGGCTGCTCCCCCGCGTCCGGCGTATTTCCGATGCCGCCCGGCCGTCCCTGCGCAAGGCCATCGGCCAGCCGGGCGTGAAATCAGTGGCGGTTGCCTGGCCGCTGCTGGTCCTGGCCCACTTCGCGCTGTTCACTTACATCGCCCCCTTCATCCGCCAGGCGGCATTGCCGGATTACTCCATCAGCCTCTCCCTCACGGTGCTGGGAGGGTCCGGATTGCTGGGCATTTGGATTGCGGGACTCACCGTGGATTCCCGGCCGCGCCGTTCGTTGCTGATCACGACGGCGGCCATCGCCGCATCGATGTTCCTCCTGCCTTTCGCGGTGGGGAACCTGCCCCTGGCCCTGGTCCTGATGACCATTTGGGGGGCCGGCCTGGGCGCGATCGGGATTTACAACCAGTCGGCGATCCTCCGGGCCGGCGGCGAGTACAGCGAGGCTGCGAACGGGCTCACCGTCCTGACCATCCAGCTGGGCATCACCATCGGTGCGCTGTACGGTTCCGCGGCGCTGGTGGTGGGCGGCCCGCTGCTGGTCCCGGCAGCGGCCGCGGTACCCGTGGTTGCCGCGTTTGTGATTACCCTCGCCGGGAAGCGGTACGCCTACCCGCCGGGCCCCCGCGAACGCATCTGGCTGGAGCCGCGGCCCATCAAGGAAAGCGTCAAGGACCGGGCTTAA
- a CDS encoding AGE family epimerase/isomerase: MTWLDNAAHARWLEAETDRLINFAEASKVPTGFGWLDNYGKVFADKPTHLWITARMTHSFAVAALMGRPGAALLVDHGIAALNGPLHDDEFGGWYAEVDGNSPVNDTKSGYQHSFVLLAAASAVAAGRPGARQLLDEALRIADTKFWDHEANMCFDSWNREFTETEAYRGGNASMHSVEAYLIVADVTGENRWLERALHIAEVLIHKFARNNNYRVFEHFDPEWNPMPEYNTDDRASQFRAYGGTPGHWVEWARLLLHLRAGLEARGLDVPAWLLDDARGLFDAAIRDAWQPDGNPGFVYTVDWEGKPVVTTRIRWVPAEAIGGAAALYIATGEKKYADWYERIWDHARDWFIDYEHGSWKQELDEHGNVTSTVWSGKADIYHLWHCLVVPRLPLAPGLAPAVAAGLLDARLNETLKATEPAGR, translated from the coding sequence ATGACGTGGCTCGACAATGCCGCCCACGCACGATGGCTCGAGGCCGAAACCGACCGGCTGATTAACTTCGCCGAGGCTTCCAAGGTCCCCACGGGATTCGGCTGGCTGGATAACTACGGCAAAGTGTTCGCGGATAAGCCCACCCATCTTTGGATCACCGCCCGGATGACGCACAGTTTCGCTGTGGCCGCACTGATGGGACGGCCTGGCGCTGCACTGCTTGTGGACCACGGCATCGCAGCGCTCAACGGCCCCCTCCACGATGATGAGTTCGGGGGCTGGTACGCCGAGGTGGACGGGAACAGTCCCGTGAACGATACGAAGTCCGGCTACCAGCACTCCTTCGTACTCCTCGCCGCTGCCAGTGCCGTAGCCGCAGGGCGGCCGGGGGCCCGCCAATTACTGGACGAGGCGCTCCGGATAGCCGACACGAAGTTCTGGGACCACGAGGCGAACATGTGCTTCGACTCGTGGAACCGGGAGTTCACGGAAACCGAGGCCTACCGTGGCGGCAACGCGAGCATGCACTCGGTCGAGGCCTACCTGATCGTCGCCGACGTAACCGGGGAGAACCGATGGCTGGAACGGGCCCTGCACATCGCCGAGGTGCTCATCCACAAATTTGCGCGCAACAACAACTACCGGGTATTCGAGCACTTCGACCCCGAGTGGAACCCGATGCCGGAATACAACACTGACGACCGGGCAAGCCAGTTTCGTGCATACGGCGGAACCCCCGGCCACTGGGTGGAATGGGCCCGTCTGCTCCTCCACCTCCGGGCCGGACTCGAAGCCCGCGGCCTGGACGTCCCCGCCTGGCTGCTCGACGACGCCCGGGGTCTGTTCGACGCCGCCATCCGCGACGCCTGGCAGCCGGACGGCAATCCCGGTTTTGTGTACACGGTGGACTGGGAAGGCAAGCCGGTGGTCACCACCCGCATCCGCTGGGTTCCCGCGGAGGCCATCGGAGGTGCGGCAGCGCTGTATATCGCCACCGGGGAGAAGAAGTATGCGGACTGGTACGAGCGGATCTGGGACCACGCTCGCGATTGGTTCATCGACTACGAGCATGGTTCCTGGAAGCAGGAACTCGACGAGCATGGCAATGTCACGTCCACCGTGTGGTCGGGCAAGGCGGACATCTACCACCTCTGGCACTGCCTTGTGGTCCCGCGCCTTCCGCTGGCGCCCGGCCTGGCCCCCGCAGTCGCAGCAGGCCTGCTGGACGCGCGCCTTAACGAGACCTTGAAGGCAACGGAACCGGCAGGCCGCTGA